A single Pseudomonadota bacterium DNA region contains:
- a CDS encoding ABC transporter permease: MNHVQASSQNSEHATSATGQDVAALNFDLQAGKVFCTGVWRAEHLAGVERKLADHNDPVLSGPLEIDGRGISDLDTAGALLLLRLQRHLTKGRDCVPLRGLNNAPRKLLRSLTEQGEIAFPNKEPRSNLLLQLGRKSLAKVHEIVALLSFFGRLIMAVRYLSRHPGRLRLPELFQEMRSSGREALPIIGLLSFLIGLVIAYQGGMQLAQYGANIFIVDLVGLAIVRELAPLMTAIMVAGRTGSAYTAEIGSMKLSEEIDALQVIGLEPLELLALPKLFGLIIVLPLLTVFADIMGIFGGMFMANAMLGVSPAVFWERLPKALSQTAYLIGIGKTPVFAAIIAIVGCYQGFTTSGSAEILGRKTTTSVVQSIFLIIISDAAFSILFSWLKI; the protein is encoded by the coding sequence ATGAACCACGTCCAGGCTTCTTCCCAAAACAGCGAGCACGCGACTTCGGCGACCGGCCAGGACGTCGCCGCCCTGAATTTCGACCTGCAGGCGGGAAAGGTTTTCTGTACGGGCGTCTGGCGAGCCGAGCACCTGGCCGGGGTGGAAAGAAAACTTGCCGACCACAACGATCCCGTTCTTTCTGGACCGCTTGAGATTGACGGCCGCGGCATCAGCGACCTGGATACGGCCGGGGCCCTGCTTCTGCTCAGGCTGCAGCGACACCTGACCAAAGGCCGCGACTGCGTGCCCCTACGGGGGCTGAACAACGCGCCGCGGAAACTGTTGCGAAGTCTCACCGAACAAGGGGAAATCGCGTTCCCGAACAAAGAACCACGCTCGAACCTGCTCCTTCAGCTGGGACGCAAGAGTCTGGCCAAAGTCCACGAAATAGTGGCGCTGCTGTCATTCTTCGGGCGGCTGATAATGGCCGTGCGTTATCTTTCTCGGCATCCGGGTAGGCTGCGCCTGCCCGAACTTTTCCAGGAAATGAGAAGCTCAGGCCGGGAGGCGCTGCCGATCATCGGCCTGCTCTCATTTCTCATCGGCCTGGTCATCGCTTATCAGGGCGGCATGCAGCTGGCCCAGTATGGCGCCAACATTTTCATTGTCGATCTGGTCGGGCTGGCGATCGTTCGCGAGCTGGCGCCACTGATGACCGCCATCATGGTCGCTGGCCGCACCGGTTCGGCCTACACGGCCGAAATCGGCTCCATGAAGCTCTCCGAGGAAATCGACGCCCTGCAGGTTATCGGCCTCGAACCGCTTGAACTGCTGGCGCTGCCGAAACTGTTCGGCTTGATCATTGTCTTGCCTCTGCTCACGGTTTTCGCCGACATCATGGGCATTTTCGGGGGCATGTTCATGGCCAACGCCATGCTCGGCGTGAGCCCGGCGGTTTTCTGGGAAAGGTTACCGAAGGCCCTTTCCCAGACGGCTTATCTGATCGGCATCGGCAAGACCCCGGTCTTTGCCGCGATCATTGCCATCGTCGGCTGCTATCAGGGTTTTACAACTTCGGGCAGCGCCGAGATTCTGGGACGTAAAACCACGACCAGCGTAGTTCAGTCAATCTTTCTGATAATCATCAGCGACGCGGCTTTTTCGATCCTGTTCAGCTGGCTGAAGATATGA
- a CDS encoding ATP-binding cassette domain-containing protein: MKSGKAANMDYAIEVNKLSTRFGNRVVHQDIDLNLVRGEILALVGGSGSGKSTLLREILRLQRPAGGTIRLFGREIDAMTESELRKLRPRMGVLFQSGALINALNIFDNVALPLKEHSHLSPRFTLELALRKIVMVGLAPETGYLFPNQLSGGMRKRAGLARALALDPEILFLDEPTSGLDPVSAGDFDELLLRLHEALNLTVLMVTHDLNSLWRLAHRIALLGEGRILALGTKEEVAASDNPLVNSFFQGTRGLAARRRNGDI, from the coding sequence ATGAAATCCGGCAAAGCGGCAAACATGGATTACGCCATTGAAGTCAACAAGCTTTCCACCCGCTTCGGCAACCGGGTGGTGCATCAGGACATCGATCTCAATCTGGTGCGCGGCGAGATTCTCGCCCTGGTCGGGGGCAGCGGCAGCGGCAAATCCACCCTGCTGCGGGAAATTCTGCGGCTGCAACGACCAGCCGGCGGCACCATCAGGCTCTTCGGCCGCGAAATTGATGCCATGACCGAAAGCGAGCTGCGAAAACTGCGGCCCCGCATGGGCGTTTTATTCCAGTCTGGCGCCCTGATCAATGCGCTCAATATCTTTGATAATGTCGCGCTGCCGCTCAAGGAACACAGCCATCTGAGTCCGCGTTTCACTCTCGAACTGGCCTTGAGAAAGATCGTCATGGTCGGGCTCGCCCCGGAAACCGGTTATCTGTTTCCCAACCAGCTCAGCGGCGGTATGCGCAAGCGGGCCGGTCTGGCCCGCGCCCTGGCCCTGGATCCGGAAATTCTCTTTCTCGACGAACCAACCTCCGGTCTCGACCCGGTCAGCGCCGGTGACTTCGACGAACTGCTGCTCAGACTCCACGAGGCCCTCAATCTGACGGTTCTGATGGTCACCCATGATCTAAATTCTCTCTGGCGGCTGGCCCATCGCATCGCGCTCCTGGGTGAAGGACGAATCCTGGCCCTCGGCACCAAAGAGGAGGTGGCCGCCAGCGACAACCCGCTGGTTAATTCATTTTTTCAAGGGACGCGAGGTCTTGCGGCCCGAAGAAGGAACGGCGACATTTAA